One genomic segment of Desulforamulus reducens MI-1 includes these proteins:
- a CDS encoding ATP-binding protein: MLVPIVALMYDVFFASQTDKVIFLEKEQRLKALVKSTNQSFMKNLESLRITPENISSTTLHNEFTRVVEPHLPANSGIRFGLYVPQTEKIKVLGFLHNYRNLSPEEEAQREKIIFANTKPRLVATEMSKEPNFYISGSWDDQVVEYISPVILQGKVVAVMWAGERLNPFFYQSNYARKFLRYFTLAVLAMVMFATLLTIRNITTGVDRLKKGLHRMEHDIHHLLPEMSGELGQVAQAVNRMALGLLEKERLEDQLRQSEHLIALGRLATGVAHELRNPIGIIKTLVELMKDEYSQVSGIDEFTKAVDEQVDRQNMVIQELLDFGRPTKVSIKECSVNDLLKGVLSFSAAMLRKENVTVHLHLDESLPKIMADTEKLKQVFVNLIVNAAEAMPSGGTLDIKTEQSENLVTVTFSDTGEGIDLEEKSKIFDPFYTTKKAGTGLGLSISYQNIKLHEGTIEVSSTRNKGTTFTIRLPRKKHISERRDCLDTTNSGH, translated from the coding sequence ATGCTTGTACCTATTGTAGCATTGATGTATGACGTATTCTTCGCCTCCCAAACAGATAAGGTAATATTTCTAGAGAAAGAGCAGCGATTAAAAGCTCTGGTTAAGAGTACTAACCAAAGTTTTATGAAAAACCTTGAGTCTCTAAGAATAACTCCCGAGAATATCTCCTCAACCACACTGCATAATGAATTTACACGGGTGGTAGAGCCGCACCTGCCTGCTAATTCTGGCATCCGCTTCGGTCTCTATGTACCTCAAACAGAAAAAATCAAAGTACTGGGTTTCCTGCATAACTATCGTAATCTCTCCCCTGAAGAGGAAGCCCAGCGGGAAAAAATTATTTTCGCCAATACTAAGCCTCGCTTGGTGGCAACTGAAATGAGCAAGGAGCCCAATTTTTACATTTCCGGTTCCTGGGATGACCAAGTTGTTGAGTACATTTCCCCTGTGATATTGCAAGGAAAAGTGGTAGCAGTTATGTGGGCAGGCGAACGTTTAAACCCCTTCTTCTACCAAAGCAATTATGCTCGGAAATTCCTTCGTTACTTTACTTTAGCAGTGTTGGCCATGGTCATGTTTGCAACCCTTTTAACAATCCGCAATATTACAACCGGTGTTGATCGTTTAAAAAAGGGGTTACATCGCATGGAACACGATATTCACCACCTACTGCCCGAGATGTCCGGCGAACTGGGCCAGGTAGCCCAGGCAGTTAACCGTATGGCCCTTGGCTTGTTGGAAAAGGAACGACTGGAAGACCAACTGCGTCAGTCGGAGCACCTTATTGCACTTGGCCGTCTGGCAACGGGCGTAGCTCACGAGTTGCGAAACCCCATCGGTATTATTAAAACCCTGGTGGAACTAATGAAAGATGAGTACTCTCAGGTTAGTGGTATCGATGAATTTACCAAAGCAGTTGACGAACAAGTGGATCGCCAAAACATGGTGATTCAAGAACTTCTAGATTTTGGCCGTCCAACAAAGGTATCTATTAAGGAATGTTCTGTTAATGACCTTCTAAAGGGTGTACTATCCTTCTCTGCTGCGATGTTGCGAAAAGAAAATGTAACGGTTCACTTGCATTTGGATGAAAGTCTGCCTAAAATCATGGCGGATACTGAAAAACTTAAACAGGTATTTGTTAATCTTATTGTTAATGCTGCGGAGGCCATGCCATCCGGTGGAACATTGGATATTAAAACAGAGCAAAGTGAAAACTTGGTGACAGTCACCTTCTCGGACACGGGTGAAGGTATTGACTTAGAAGAAAAGTCTAAGATTTTTGATCCCTTTTACACGACCAAAAAGGCTGGCACTGGGCTTGGGCTTTCTATTTCTTACCAAAACATTAAGCTACATGAAGGAACCATTGAAGTGTCTAGTACCCGGAACAAAGGAACCACATTTACCATTCGGTTGCCAAGGAAAAAACATATCTCCGAGAGGAGGGATTGTCTTGATACCACGAATTCTGGTCATTGA
- a CDS encoding sulfite exporter TauE/SafE family protein, whose protein sequence is MAGGAVNLAGEVMKFIDLSPTTAVSVAGLGFLGGVLSGFLGSGGAFVMTPGMMALGVPGIAAVSSNLAHKFGKALVGAKKHSKMGNVDAKLGIFMIIFLLLGVNMAVHLQEAIFSSLGKAGSNLYISIVFVVLLSGLSIFIIRDILGQGKKKKESAKNPLAEKICNLNIPPMIYFKVANVRVSLWFVALIAMATGWLAGTVGVGGFVGVPAMIYLLGIPTTVAAGTELFLAIFSGALGAFQYALHGFVDIRLVLLLYLGSLIGLHIGANATKMVSEQKIKLVMAVVIGMSAISRGFAIPKYLGDLKMATFSTGVTNVLDMAAAVSLYGGAVAGVIMIIGYVVQFKRRNKLDTQYVQSPGH, encoded by the coding sequence ATGGCAGGTGGAGCTGTAAATTTAGCTGGAGAAGTCATGAAGTTTATAGATTTATCACCAACTACGGCTGTTTCGGTGGCAGGACTAGGTTTTCTGGGCGGTGTGTTAAGTGGTTTTCTGGGAAGCGGTGGGGCCTTTGTCATGACCCCGGGCATGATGGCCCTGGGAGTACCTGGAATTGCCGCTGTAAGTTCTAACTTGGCCCATAAATTTGGCAAGGCGCTGGTAGGGGCCAAAAAACATTCAAAGATGGGTAACGTGGATGCTAAGCTAGGTATCTTCATGATAATATTCTTATTATTAGGTGTCAATATGGCTGTGCATCTTCAGGAGGCAATTTTTTCCTCGCTTGGTAAAGCAGGCTCAAACCTATATATCAGTATTGTGTTTGTGGTGTTGCTCTCTGGATTGTCTATTTTTATTATCAGAGATATCCTAGGGCAAGGAAAAAAGAAAAAGGAGTCAGCAAAAAATCCCCTTGCAGAAAAAATCTGCAATCTAAATATTCCTCCTATGATTTACTTTAAAGTGGCAAATGTTCGGGTTTCTTTATGGTTTGTTGCCCTTATAGCAATGGCTACAGGTTGGCTGGCTGGTACAGTAGGGGTTGGTGGTTTCGTTGGGGTGCCTGCTATGATTTACCTGTTGGGTATTCCCACCACGGTAGCTGCTGGCACCGAATTATTCCTAGCTATTTTTTCAGGGGCATTGGGGGCCTTTCAGTATGCTTTACACGGGTTTGTTGATATTCGATTAGTTCTTTTACTGTATCTCGGATCTCTAATTGGGTTACACATTGGGGCCAATGCTACCAAAATGGTATCCGAACAAAAAATCAAGCTGGTTATGGCAGTGGTTATTGGAATGTCTGCAATAAGTCGGGGCTTCGCCATCCCCAAATATCTGGGTGATTTAAAAATGGCCACTTTTTCTACAGGAGTGACCAATGTCCTAGATATGGCAGCAGCAGTATCCCTTTACGGTGGGGCAGTTGCCGGTGTTATTATGATTATTGGTTATGTTGTTCAATTTAAACGAAGAAACAAGTTGGATACCCAATATGTTCAAAGTCCAGGACATTAA
- a CDS encoding HPP family protein — protein MISIREVMVPIAEYSVVMEHMPVKKAIEVLKKSFHRDENGGIVGHRSLLVTNKKGELVGIVTLRNILKAVLTKYDLPDNYLWIYSVKDSGPNMPVKGVMRSTKIAFVDIEDDWYRVIDIFLTKKVNSLPVVEKGKLVGVIRTIDVFGILGILL, from the coding sequence ATGATCTCCATTCGTGAAGTCATGGTACCTATTGCTGAGTATTCGGTGGTAATGGAACATATGCCGGTGAAAAAAGCCATTGAAGTATTAAAAAAGTCCTTTCATAGGGATGAAAATGGTGGTATTGTGGGCCACCGCTCTCTGTTGGTAACGAATAAAAAGGGTGAACTGGTCGGTATTGTCACGCTTCGCAATATTTTGAAGGCAGTCTTAACAAAGTATGATCTACCAGACAATTACCTTTGGATTTACTCCGTAAAGGATTCTGGGCCCAATATGCCGGTAAAAGGTGTCATGAGGTCTACCAAAATTGCTTTTGTAGATATTGAAGATGACTGGTACAGGGTTATTGATATTTTTTTAACTAAGAAAGTAAATTCATTACCCGTAGTTGAAAAGGGTAAACTGGTTGGGGTTATCCGGACCATAGATGTATTTGGTATTCTAGGTATATTGTTGTAG
- a CDS encoding ABC transporter ATP-binding protein, with product MSEQIVEFKNVTKKYPRQVALDNVSFALPKGKIIGLVGPNGSGKSTILKLTAGLVHPNGGCITVNGQEAHRMIASQVAYLSELDTLYPFYTVAETIKFNAGLFADFDQKKAGEMLAYMQLDPDKKVKSLSKGNRGRLKIILALARRVPLILMDEPLSGLDPMVRDSIIRSLISYIDLSEQTLIMTTHEVAEVEPILDTVVAIQNGQVRGMVQVDDIRSNEGKGLVEWMKEILPS from the coding sequence ATGTCTGAACAAATTGTTGAATTTAAGAATGTTACAAAAAAATACCCCCGACAGGTAGCTTTAGATAATGTTAGCTTTGCCCTGCCCAAGGGTAAGATTATCGGCCTTGTGGGGCCGAATGGCAGTGGTAAATCGACTATTTTAAAGTTAACCGCCGGATTGGTACACCCTAACGGTGGTTGTATTACAGTCAATGGCCAAGAAGCCCATCGCATGATTGCTTCTCAAGTGGCTTATCTCTCTGAACTGGATACGCTGTATCCCTTCTATACAGTAGCTGAAACCATAAAATTTAATGCAGGCCTATTTGCTGACTTTGATCAGAAAAAGGCCGGAGAAATGTTAGCTTATATGCAATTGGACCCGGATAAGAAGGTAAAGAGTCTGTCCAAGGGCAATCGGGGAAGGCTTAAGATAATATTGGCCCTGGCCAGAAGAGTTCCCTTAATTCTTATGGATGAGCCATTATCGGGCTTGGACCCAATGGTCAGGGATTCTATTATTCGTTCCCTCATCTCATATATTGATCTCTCGGAACAAACCCTGATCATGACCACCCACGAAGTGGCTGAAGTAGAACCTATTTTAGATACGGTAGTGGCCATCCAAAATGGCCAAGTGCGGGGAATGGTGCAAGTGGACGACATCCGCAGTAACGAAGGCAAAGGTCTGGTGGAGTGGATGAAAGAAATTTTACCAAGTTAG
- a CDS encoding GntR family transcriptional regulator, translating into MTNFNNTQPIYLQIIQRLCRQIIRGELNAGDKLPSVRELAIQLGVNPNTTQRVYAEMERIEVAETRRGLGTFITENESRLIQLREELMSEQIISFINDMKEMGFTAAEIVEGVRKVLEKE; encoded by the coding sequence ATGACCAACTTTAACAACACCCAACCCATTTATTTGCAAATTATCCAGCGTCTCTGTCGACAGATTATCCGTGGGGAACTTAATGCCGGTGACAAATTACCTTCGGTGAGGGAATTAGCTATTCAACTGGGGGTTAATCCCAACACCACCCAGCGGGTCTATGCTGAGATGGAGCGAATTGAGGTTGCGGAAACCCGTCGTGGTTTAGGAACCTTTATCACAGAAAATGAAAGCAGGCTAATACAACTACGGGAAGAACTTATGAGCGAACAAATTATCAGCTTCATTAATGATATGAAAGAGATGGGGTTCACAGCTGCAGAAATTGTCGAAGGTGTAAGAAAGGTCCTGGAAAAAGAGTAA